One Streptomyces sp. R28 DNA window includes the following coding sequences:
- a CDS encoding DUF2330 domain-containing protein → MAGLLREGVRRRARSRALTLVLTLLALQLGQLVAPAWACGCGAMVPGDARRVTVGREESVVRWDGTREQVVMRLTVRGDAERVAWIMPVPRRATVRLGDPALFDELHDVTAPVHRDRHHFWPQDGDWPLVTGDGTAGGPGRPPFGPGRTPAVDVVGRQRLGPFDVARLTATDPGALDGWLDSNGFALPPRLAGALRPYVQKRWEYVAVKLAPDTAGEPLTGTLDPLHLTFRTDEPVYPMRLSRLAETPQSLGLYVLAAHRMEPASRIGGERPRVTYAGRVTAKSGPLAELAAGTPFLTAVGQEFPHPERISGDHVLRRSSADDTFQQVIYENRLRTVAGLPAWLLTVTGGPALAVATAAVLAVRRSRRPETPAPAPIG, encoded by the coding sequence ATGGCCGGCTTACTGCGGGAAGGGGTACGGAGGCGGGCCCGAAGCCGAGCCCTCACCCTCGTCCTGACACTGCTCGCCCTCCAGCTCGGACAGCTCGTGGCGCCCGCCTGGGCGTGCGGCTGCGGGGCCATGGTGCCCGGCGACGCGCGGCGCGTGACGGTCGGCCGTGAGGAGTCCGTGGTGCGGTGGGACGGGACGCGGGAGCAGGTCGTGATGCGGCTGACCGTCCGTGGGGACGCCGAGCGGGTCGCGTGGATCATGCCGGTGCCGCGGCGGGCGACGGTGCGGCTCGGCGACCCGGCCCTCTTCGACGAACTGCACGACGTCACCGCGCCCGTGCACCGCGACCGGCACCACTTCTGGCCCCAGGACGGCGACTGGCCCCTGGTGACCGGCGACGGCACGGCCGGCGGCCCGGGCCGGCCCCCGTTCGGCCCCGGACGTACACCTGCCGTGGACGTGGTCGGCCGGCAGCGGCTCGGCCCCTTCGACGTGGCCCGGCTGACCGCCACCGACCCGGGCGCCCTCGACGGCTGGCTGGACAGCAACGGCTTCGCCCTGCCGCCCCGCCTGGCCGGCGCCCTGCGGCCGTACGTCCAAAAGCGCTGGGAGTACGTCGCCGTGAAGCTGGCCCCCGACACCGCCGGCGAGCCGCTGACCGGCACCCTGGACCCGCTGCACCTCACCTTCCGGACCGACGAACCGGTCTACCCGATGCGCCTGTCCCGCCTCGCCGAGACCCCGCAGTCACTGGGCCTGTACGTCCTGGCCGCGCACCGCATGGAACCGGCGTCCCGCATCGGCGGCGAACGCCCCCGCGTCACCTACGCCGGCCGGGTGACGGCGAAGTCCGGCCCGCTGGCCGAGCTGGCGGCCGGCACCCCGTTCCTGACCGCGGTCGGCCAGGAGTTCCCGCACCCCGAACGGATCTCCGGCGACCACGTGCTGCGCCGGTCATCGGCCGACGACACCTTCCAGCAGGTGATCTACGAGAACCGGCTGCGCACGGTGGCCGGCCTTCCGGCATGGCTGCTGACGGTGACGGGCGGACCCGCCCTGGCCGTGGCGACGGCAGCGGTGTTGGCCGTACGACGGTCCCGGCGCCCGGAGACACCGGCGCCTGCGCCGATCGGCTGA
- a CDS encoding O-methyltransferase: MSESQLWDDVDEYFSAHLSPEDDTLQAALRDSDAAELPHISVTAPQGKFLHLLAQIQGARNILEIGTLGGYSTIWLARALPADGRLISLEYSAKNAEVATRNIARAGLDRIVEVRVGPALESLPKLADENPAPFDLVFIDADKANNPHYVDWALRLTSTGSLIVVDNVVRGGRVADADSTAPDVQGTRAAIELIGSHPRLSGTAIQTVGGKGYDGFALARVLA, from the coding sequence ATGAGCGAGTCGCAGCTCTGGGACGACGTCGACGAGTACTTCTCCGCCCACCTCTCACCCGAGGACGACACCCTCCAGGCGGCCCTGCGCGACAGCGACGCGGCCGAGCTCCCGCACATCAGCGTCACCGCACCCCAGGGCAAGTTCCTCCACCTCCTGGCCCAGATCCAGGGCGCCCGCAACATCCTGGAGATCGGCACGCTCGGCGGCTACAGCACCATCTGGCTGGCCCGCGCCCTGCCCGCCGACGGCCGCCTGATCTCGCTGGAGTACAGCGCCAAGAACGCCGAGGTCGCCACCCGCAACATCGCGCGGGCGGGCCTGGACAGGATCGTCGAGGTGCGGGTCGGCCCGGCCCTGGAGTCGCTGCCCAAGCTGGCCGACGAGAACCCGGCCCCCTTCGACCTGGTCTTCATCGACGCCGACAAGGCCAACAACCCCCACTACGTCGACTGGGCCCTCAGGCTCACGAGCACCGGCAGCCTGATCGTGGTGGACAACGTGGTGCGCGGCGGCCGGGTCGCCGACGCGGACAGCACCGCGCCGGACGTCCAGGGCACCCGCGCCGCCATCGAACTGATCGGCAGCCACCCGAGGCTGAGCGGCACGGCGATCCAGACGGTGGGCGGCAAGGGCTACGACGGCTTCGCACTGGCGCGGGTGCTGGCGTAA
- a CDS encoding DUF1992 domain-containing protein yields MTERKPPGVPFESWVDKQIHDAQARGDFDRLPGAGKPLPNDLESPYDELWWVKRKMAREGLSVLPPALALRKEAEDALTAAYAAPTERIVRKIITDVNAKIRDMLLKPPPGPPLGRGPYDVEEVVREWRERREAASGRRADDVSDV; encoded by the coding sequence ATGACCGAGCGAAAGCCCCCCGGCGTCCCGTTCGAGTCCTGGGTCGACAAGCAGATTCACGACGCGCAGGCACGCGGCGACTTCGACAGACTGCCCGGAGCCGGCAAACCCCTGCCGAACGATCTGGAATCCCCGTACGACGAACTGTGGTGGGTCAAACGCAAGATGGCCCGCGAGGGCCTGTCGGTCCTGCCCCCGGCACTGGCCCTGCGCAAGGAGGCGGAGGACGCGCTGACGGCGGCGTACGCGGCGCCGACGGAGCGGATCGTCCGGAAGATCATCACGGACGTGAACGCCAAGATCCGCGACATGCTCCTGAAGCCGCCCCCCGGTCCGCCCCTGGGCCGGGGGCCGTACGACGTCGAAGAGGTCGTACGCGAGTGGCGGGAGCGCCGGGAGGCGGCGAGCGGTCGGCGGGCGGACGACGTCTCAGACGTGTAG
- a CDS encoding dihydrofolate reductase family protein, with amino-acid sequence MTEVIAQLSMSLDGYIAGPDSGREHPLGIGGERLHQWVYGLRSWRREQGIEGGAHGPEDDLLADWIRRPGAVVMGHGMYITGEAPWGDNPPFHMPVYVVTHIPRAPLVKEGGTVFHFVTEGPEHALALAREAAGDKDISLAGGADLVQQFIRAGWLDELLLHVVPVLAGEGGRRLFDNVGDKQIEWRKTQVLDAPEATHIRLRAH; translated from the coding sequence ATGACCGAGGTCATCGCACAACTGTCGATGTCGCTGGACGGATACATCGCGGGCCCGGACTCGGGCCGCGAACACCCCCTGGGCATCGGCGGCGAACGCCTGCACCAGTGGGTGTACGGCCTCCGCAGCTGGCGCAGGGAGCAGGGCATCGAGGGCGGGGCGCACGGCCCCGAGGACGACCTGCTCGCCGACTGGATCAGGCGCCCCGGCGCGGTCGTCATGGGCCACGGCATGTACATCACCGGCGAAGCACCCTGGGGCGACAACCCGCCCTTCCACATGCCGGTGTACGTCGTGACCCACATCCCCCGCGCACCCCTGGTCAAGGAGGGCGGCACGGTCTTCCACTTCGTCACCGAGGGCCCCGAACACGCCCTCGCCCTGGCCCGCGAAGCAGCCGGCGACAAGGACATCTCCCTGGCAGGCGGGGCGGACCTGGTGCAGCAGTTCATCCGCGCCGGCTGGCTGGACGAGCTGCTCCTCCACGTCGTACCCGTCCTGGCCGGCGAGGGTGGACGGCGCCTCTTCGACAACGTCGGCGACAAGCAGATCGAATGGCGAAAGACACAGGTCCTGGACGCGCCGGAGGCGACACATATTCGCTTGCGCGCCCACTAG
- a CDS encoding GNAT family N-acetyltransferase, giving the protein MTWTVAPEPHDSPTATALWRAYYTEVSDRYYLLHEGRRTDPAELEREIAARDWDELQPPKGTLLVARYAGEPAGSAGVRLLDADTAELKRVFIREPMRGKGGGQTLVRAAEATARSLGATRMILDTRHDLAEARALYTSLGYEETAPHNDDIYAEHWFTKNLA; this is encoded by the coding sequence ATGACCTGGACCGTCGCCCCGGAACCCCACGACTCACCCACCGCCACCGCCCTGTGGCGGGCGTACTACACGGAGGTCAGCGACCGCTACTACCTACTGCACGAGGGGCGCCGCACCGACCCGGCCGAGCTGGAACGCGAGATCGCCGCGCGCGACTGGGACGAACTCCAGCCGCCGAAAGGCACGTTGCTGGTGGCCCGCTACGCGGGCGAGCCGGCCGGTTCAGCAGGCGTACGCCTCCTGGACGCGGACACCGCCGAACTGAAGCGGGTGTTCATCCGCGAGCCGATGCGCGGCAAGGGAGGCGGCCAGACCCTCGTACGGGCCGCCGAGGCCACGGCCCGATCCCTAGGCGCCACCCGCATGATCCTGGACACCCGCCACGACCTGGCGGAGGCCCGCGCCCTGTACACATCCCTCGGCTACGAGGAGACAGCCCCCCACAACGACGACATCTACGCCGAGCACTGGTTCACAAAGAACCTTGCCTAG
- a CDS encoding MDR family MFS transporter — MTGNVRDAQPPKRGVEAHENVPGNVLVSIGALLLGMLLAALDQTIVSTALPTIVSDLGGLDHLSWVVTAYLLASTAATPLWGKLGDQYGRKRLFQIAIVIFLVGSALCGMAQDMAQLIAFRAVQGLGGGGLIVLSMAIVGDIVPPRERGRYQGLFGAVFGASSVLGPLLGGVFTEHLSWRWVFYVNLPVGVVALAVIAAVLRIPYKSTRHVIDYLGTFLIASVATCLVLVASLGGTTWGWGSARTVGLVVLGVVLAFAFVAVERRAAEPVLPLKLFRVRTFTLSAVISFIVGFAMFGAMTYLPTFLQVVQGVSPTMSGVHMLPMVVGMLLSSTGSGQIVSRTGRWKVFPIAGTGVTTIGLLLLHQLDMDSSTWEMSVYFFVFGLGLGLVMQVLVLIVQNAVSYADLGVATSGATFFRSIGASFGVAIFGTIFANRLDDQLVEAFRGARLPAGVSLEGLEADPRDIAQLPAALRPAVLEAYATSITDVFLYAAPVALVGFVLAWLLREDKLRGSVTAPDVTETLASNPVERSSYDEVCRALSVLGTREGRREVYREITERAGYDLLPAASWLLLRTKKYGWVEPALLAERSTVPLPVILDAARQVEGRRLAVREGLDLVLTDRGREVAERLAQVREESFAEMLGDWWGPDRPTDLVQLVKELNEELCGSDREQPGASGG; from the coding sequence ATGACGGGAAATGTGCGTGACGCGCAGCCCCCGAAGCGGGGAGTCGAGGCGCACGAGAACGTGCCCGGCAACGTCCTCGTCTCCATCGGCGCGCTGCTTCTCGGCATGCTCCTCGCCGCGCTCGACCAGACCATCGTGTCCACCGCGCTGCCGACCATCGTCAGCGACCTCGGCGGCCTGGATCACCTGTCGTGGGTCGTGACCGCGTATCTGCTGGCGTCCACCGCCGCGACCCCGCTGTGGGGCAAGCTCGGTGACCAGTACGGGCGCAAGCGGCTCTTCCAGATCGCGATCGTGATCTTCCTCGTCGGTTCCGCGCTGTGCGGCATGGCGCAGGACATGGCTCAGCTCATCGCCTTCCGGGCCGTGCAGGGGCTCGGCGGAGGCGGGCTCATCGTGCTGTCCATGGCGATCGTCGGCGACATCGTCCCGCCTCGCGAACGCGGGCGGTACCAGGGGCTGTTCGGTGCCGTCTTCGGGGCGAGCAGTGTGCTGGGGCCCTTGCTCGGCGGAGTGTTCACCGAGCATCTGAGCTGGCGGTGGGTGTTCTACGTCAACCTTCCCGTCGGCGTCGTCGCGCTGGCCGTCATCGCCGCCGTCCTGCGCATTCCGTACAAGTCGACGCGGCATGTCATCGACTACCTCGGTACGTTCCTCATCGCCTCCGTCGCCACCTGCCTGGTGCTGGTGGCCTCCCTCGGGGGGACGACATGGGGCTGGGGGTCGGCGCGGACCGTCGGGCTTGTCGTCCTCGGCGTGGTGCTCGCCTTCGCCTTCGTCGCCGTGGAGCGCAGGGCTGCGGAACCCGTGCTGCCGCTCAAGCTGTTCCGTGTGCGGACCTTCACGCTCTCCGCGGTCATCAGCTTCATCGTCGGGTTCGCCATGTTCGGCGCGATGACGTATCTGCCGACGTTTCTCCAGGTCGTGCAGGGGGTCAGCCCGACCATGTCCGGTGTGCACATGCTGCCGATGGTCGTCGGCATGCTCCTGTCGTCCACCGGGTCCGGGCAGATCGTCAGCCGTACCGGGCGCTGGAAGGTGTTCCCGATCGCCGGGACCGGGGTCACGACGATCGGTCTGCTGCTGCTCCATCAGCTCGACATGGACAGCTCCACCTGGGAGATGAGCGTCTACTTCTTCGTCTTCGGGCTGGGGCTCGGGCTGGTCATGCAGGTGCTGGTGTTGATCGTGCAGAACGCCGTCTCGTACGCGGATCTCGGCGTCGCCACCTCCGGGGCGACGTTCTTCCGGTCCATCGGGGCCTCGTTCGGTGTCGCCATCTTCGGCACGATCTTCGCCAATCGGCTCGATGACCAGCTGGTGGAGGCGTTCCGGGGAGCTCGGCTTCCGGCCGGCGTCTCACTGGAAGGCCTCGAGGCGGATCCCCGCGACATCGCCCAGCTGCCGGCTGCGCTGCGGCCGGCCGTGCTGGAGGCGTACGCGACCTCGATCACCGACGTGTTCCTGTACGCCGCTCCTGTGGCGCTGGTGGGGTTCGTGCTGGCCTGGCTGCTGCGTGAGGACAAGCTGCGGGGGTCCGTGACCGCCCCCGACGTGACCGAGACGCTGGCCAGCAACCCCGTCGAGCGGTCGTCGTACGACGAGGTGTGCCGGGCGCTTTCCGTGCTCGGTACGCGGGAGGGGCGGCGCGAGGTGTACCGGGAGATCACCGAGCGGGCCGGGTACGACCTGCTGCCCGCGGCCAGTTGGCTGTTGCTGCGGACCAAGAAGTACGGCTGGGTGGAGCCGGCGCTGCTCGCCGAGCGCAGCACTGTGCCGCTGCCGGTGATCCTTGACGCGGCTCGGCAGGTGGAGGGGCGGCGGCTGGCTGTCCGTGAGGGGCTTGATCTTGTGCTGACGGACAGGGGGCGGGAGGTCGCCGAGCGGTTGGCCCAGGTGCGGGAGGAGTCGTTCGCCGAGATGCTGGGGGACTGGTGGGGGCCGGATCGGCCTACCGATCTGGTGCAGTTGGTGAAGGAGCTGAACGAGGAGCTGTGCGGGTCGGATCGGGAGCAGCCGGGTGCCTCCGGCGGTTGA
- a CDS encoding peptidoglycan-binding protein: MSEALRDARTAEAAAAEDFDPLRIRPYVELEGDGETMPLRAIPPTTSPPTPPATGPTSILPAPLSPPVTTPSARDLSLFEPDTDGYAEADRGGAPGRRAGHRRTRTVLLGVAGGLVAVVAAAGLASGLFTYETPSRDTALPDDVRASVPVPSTSEASEEPSPPRSSARPAPPPAPASPTGSGSPSPSPSRSSASPTPSRSAEPTTAPSTAEATDSQEESAAARDPEPPTLGRGDRGPEVTELELRLTQLGLYTRKAGGTYNEGVEDAVSRYQGARGIEPEEYGVYDLATREKLESETTQP, encoded by the coding sequence GTGTCCGAGGCCCTGCGCGATGCCCGTACGGCGGAGGCGGCCGCGGCGGAGGACTTCGACCCCCTGCGCATACGCCCGTACGTGGAGCTTGAGGGCGACGGCGAGACGATGCCCCTACGGGCGATACCGCCGACCACATCGCCCCCCACCCCGCCCGCCACCGGTCCGACCTCGATCCTCCCCGCCCCGCTGTCCCCGCCGGTGACGACACCGAGCGCGCGGGACCTGAGCCTGTTCGAGCCGGACACGGACGGGTACGCCGAGGCCGACAGGGGCGGAGCTCCGGGCAGGCGGGCCGGCCACCGCCGTACGCGTACGGTCCTGCTGGGCGTCGCCGGAGGGCTCGTGGCCGTAGTGGCGGCGGCCGGCCTGGCGAGCGGCCTGTTCACCTACGAGACGCCGTCACGGGACACGGCCCTGCCGGACGACGTACGGGCGAGCGTCCCGGTCCCGTCGACCAGCGAGGCCTCCGAGGAACCGTCACCGCCCAGGTCGTCGGCGCGGCCGGCACCGCCGCCCGCACCCGCGTCACCCACGGGGAGCGGGTCCCCCTCACCGTCCCCGTCGAGGTCGAGCGCGTCCCCGACACCATCACGCTCGGCCGAACCCACGACGGCCCCCTCGACAGCCGAAGCCACGGACTCCCAGGAAGAGTCCGCCGCCGCCCGGGACCCCGAACCCCCCACCCTCGGCCGCGGCGACCGGGGCCCCGAGGTCACGGAACTCGAACTCCGCCTGACCCAACTCGGCCTCTACACGAGGAAGGCCGGCGGCACCTACAACGAGGGCGTCGAGGACGCGGTCAGCAGGTACCAGGGGGCACGGGGAATCGAGCCGGAGGAGTACGGGGTGTACGACCTGGCGACCAGGGAGAAGCTGGAGTCGGAGACGACGCAACCGTGA
- a CDS encoding HAD family hydrolase produces MPATPVPTTPTVLTARALLLDMDGTLVNSDAVVERIWRRWAERHGLDGDEVMKVVHGRQGHASMALLLPDRPMEQNHADNARMLAEETADVQGVVPIPGAPEFLASLRGLPHALVTSADVALSTARMAAAGLELPEVRVTAESVGASKPDPEGFLKGAAELGVAPADCVVFEDSAAGIEAGRSAGMRVVGVGSRAGSHGPDVVVADLRQVRVEAAAGGEIRLYVA; encoded by the coding sequence ATGCCGGCCACCCCCGTGCCCACCACGCCCACTGTGCTCACCGCCCGTGCTCTCCTGCTGGACATGGACGGCACCCTCGTCAACTCCGACGCCGTCGTGGAACGGATCTGGCGTCGCTGGGCCGAGCGGCACGGGCTGGACGGGGACGAGGTGATGAAGGTCGTGCACGGGCGGCAGGGACACGCCTCGATGGCGCTGCTGCTGCCCGACCGGCCGATGGAGCAGAACCACGCGGACAACGCGCGCATGCTCGCCGAGGAGACGGCGGATGTGCAGGGCGTGGTGCCGATTCCGGGGGCGCCGGAGTTTCTCGCCTCGCTGCGGGGGTTGCCGCACGCGCTCGTCACGTCGGCCGACGTCGCGCTGTCCACGGCGCGGATGGCTGCGGCCGGGCTGGAGTTGCCGGAGGTGCGGGTGACCGCGGAGTCGGTGGGCGCGAGCAAGCCCGACCCGGAGGGGTTCCTGAAGGGCGCTGCCGAACTGGGGGTCGCACCGGCGGACTGCGTCGTCTTCGAGGACTCGGCTGCCGGGATCGAGGCGGGGCGCTCCGCGGGGATGCGGGTCGTGGGGGTCGGGTCGCGGGCCGGGTCCCATGGGCCGGATGTGGTCGTGGCCGACTTGCGGCAGGTGCGGGTCGAGGCTGCGGCGGGTGGGGAGATCCGGCTGTACGTCGCCTAG
- a CDS encoding TMEM165/GDT1 family protein, with protein MISFTVTAVVFGVVFLAELPDKTALAGLVLGTRYRASYVFAGVAAAFAVHVALAVAAGSVLTLLPQQIVHAVTGVLFLGGAAVLLMKGDEDEEEVRKPENQSFWKVSGAGFMLILVAEFGDLTQIMTANLAARYDDPLSVGLGAVLALWAVAGIGIVGGKALMRRVPLRLITKVAALVMLGLGVWSLWEAIAG; from the coding sequence TTGATCAGCTTCACCGTGACGGCGGTCGTCTTCGGCGTCGTCTTCCTCGCCGAACTGCCCGACAAGACCGCGCTCGCCGGGCTCGTCCTCGGTACGCGCTATCGCGCCTCCTATGTCTTCGCCGGTGTCGCCGCCGCGTTCGCGGTGCATGTCGCGCTGGCCGTGGCGGCCGGCAGCGTACTGACGCTGTTGCCGCAGCAGATCGTGCACGCAGTGACGGGTGTGCTGTTCCTGGGCGGCGCGGCGGTGCTGCTCATGAAGGGGGACGAGGACGAGGAGGAGGTCCGCAAGCCGGAGAACCAGTCCTTCTGGAAGGTGTCCGGGGCCGGGTTCATGCTCATCCTGGTCGCCGAGTTCGGGGATCTGACGCAGATCATGACGGCGAATCTCGCGGCGCGTTACGACGATCCGCTGTCGGTCGGGCTCGGTGCGGTGCTGGCGCTGTGGGCCGTGGCGGGGATCGGGATCGTCGGCGGGAAGGCGCTGATGCGGCGGGTGCCGCTGCGGCTGATCACCAAGGTGGCGGCGCTGGTGATGCTGGGACTCGGGGTGTGGAGCCTGTGGGAGGCGATCGCCGGGTGA
- a CDS encoding HNH endonuclease family protein — MSKFYARRRVSILAALSGLIASVALFNAPTASAALPTPVSGATARGYLAQLTVATEDRTGYDRDLFPLWITQSGTCNTREVVLKRDGTNVVQDSSCAATSGSWFSPYDGATWTAASDLDIDHLVPLAEAWDSGAGSWTTARRQAFANDLTRPQLIAVTDNVNQAKGDQDPATWMPSVSSYRCTYVRAWVQVKYYYGLSVDSAEKSALTNYLANC; from the coding sequence ATGTCGAAGTTCTACGCGCGTCGACGGGTCAGCATACTCGCGGCCCTCAGCGGCCTCATAGCCTCCGTCGCACTGTTCAACGCCCCGACCGCCTCGGCGGCGCTCCCCACGCCCGTCAGCGGCGCCACCGCCCGCGGTTACCTGGCCCAGCTCACCGTGGCCACCGAGGACCGCACCGGCTACGACCGCGACCTCTTCCCGCTCTGGATCACCCAGTCCGGCACCTGCAACACCCGCGAGGTCGTCCTCAAGCGCGACGGCACGAACGTCGTCCAGGACTCCTCCTGCGCCGCCACCAGCGGCAGCTGGTTCTCCCCGTACGACGGCGCCACCTGGACCGCCGCCTCCGACCTCGACATCGACCACCTCGTCCCGCTGGCCGAGGCCTGGGACTCCGGTGCCGGCAGCTGGACCACCGCCCGGCGCCAGGCCTTCGCCAACGACCTGACCCGGCCGCAGCTGATCGCCGTCACCGACAACGTCAACCAGGCCAAGGGCGACCAGGACCCGGCCACCTGGATGCCGTCGGTCAGCTCGTACCGCTGCACCTACGTGCGCGCCTGGGTCCAGGTGAAGTACTACTACGGCCTCTCGGTCGACTCGGCGGAGAAGTCCGCCCTGACGAACTACCTCGCGAACTGCTGA
- a CDS encoding alkaline phosphatase D family protein, whose translation MAELRLGPLLRYADGSAATVWVEATRPCAAEVRGAEGARGTSRTFQIAGHHYALIPVTGLTAGSAQSYEVLLDGTRVWPLPGSPFPDSVIRTPADGDAVRLAFGSCRWAAPPAGEKDPVGPDALDTLAARLAADPDGERPDVLVLLGDQVYADETSKATRRWLAARRDLSEPPGDEVADYEEYTRLYYESWLDPEVRWLLSTVPSCMIFDDHDVIDDWNTSAAWLADMRATPWWRERLLSGLMSYWVHQHLGNLSPDELAADPLFAAVRETPDGTDLLRSFACKADTEPSSVRWSYRRDFGRVRLLMVDTRAARVLDEDARSMLDPGEARWLREQALDGRGTYDHLLIGTSLPWLLPHLVHDAEAWNAALCRGERGERWARFGEDLRRRADLEHWAAFPSSFDALAELIAEAGSGAQAPATVCVLSGDVHHAYVAEPTWPTGKGPDARVFQLTCSPVHNAIHLAIRIGFRFGWSGAARTLGRWFAGHGGCPRPPIDWRRTGGPWFGNQLMTLTLRGRTARLRLEQARAGRGAGASGSAGGGAGTAGATGARLRTVAESELAP comes from the coding sequence GTGGCTGAACTGCGCCTGGGTCCACTGCTGAGGTACGCCGACGGCTCGGCCGCGACCGTCTGGGTCGAGGCGACCCGCCCGTGCGCCGCCGAGGTGCGGGGCGCGGAGGGCGCCCGCGGCACCTCCCGCACGTTCCAGATCGCGGGCCACCACTACGCCCTGATCCCGGTGACCGGCCTGACTGCGGGGTCCGCACAGTCCTACGAGGTCCTCCTCGACGGCACGCGCGTGTGGCCGCTGCCCGGCTCCCCGTTCCCGGACTCCGTCATCCGCACCCCTGCCGACGGCGACGCCGTCCGCCTCGCCTTCGGCTCCTGCCGTTGGGCCGCGCCGCCGGCCGGCGAGAAGGACCCGGTCGGCCCGGACGCCCTGGACACGCTGGCCGCCCGGCTCGCGGCCGACCCCGACGGTGAACGGCCGGACGTACTGGTGCTGCTGGGCGACCAGGTGTACGCCGACGAGACCTCCAAGGCGACCCGGCGCTGGCTGGCCGCCCGGCGCGATCTGAGCGAGCCGCCGGGCGACGAGGTCGCCGACTACGAGGAGTACACCCGGCTCTACTACGAGTCGTGGCTCGACCCCGAGGTGCGCTGGCTGCTGTCCACCGTGCCCAGCTGCATGATCTTCGACGACCACGACGTCATCGACGACTGGAACACCTCCGCCGCCTGGCTCGCCGACATGCGGGCCACCCCGTGGTGGCGGGAGCGGCTACTGAGCGGGCTGATGTCGTACTGGGTGCACCAGCACCTCGGAAATCTGTCGCCGGACGAGCTGGCCGCCGACCCGCTCTTCGCCGCCGTACGCGAAACCCCTGACGGCACCGACCTGTTGCGCTCCTTCGCCTGCAAGGCGGACACCGAACCGTCCTCCGTCCGCTGGAGCTACCGGCGCGACTTCGGCCGCGTTCGGCTGCTGATGGTGGACACGCGGGCGGCCCGGGTGCTCGACGAGGACGCTCGCTCCATGCTCGACCCGGGCGAGGCGCGGTGGCTGCGCGAGCAGGCGCTCGACGGGAGGGGGACATACGACCACCTCCTTATCGGCACCTCCCTGCCCTGGCTGCTGCCGCATCTGGTGCACGACGCCGAGGCGTGGAACGCGGCCCTGTGCCGGGGCGAGCGCGGGGAGCGCTGGGCGCGGTTCGGGGAGGACCTGCGGCGGCGGGCGGATCTGGAGCACTGGGCGGCGTTCCCGTCGTCCTTCGACGCGCTGGCGGAGCTGATCGCCGAGGCCGGCTCGGGGGCTCAGGCGCCGGCGACGGTGTGTGTGCTGTCGGGGGACGTGCATCACGCGTATGTGGCCGAGCCGACCTGGCCGACGGGGAAGGGGCCGGACGCCCGCGTCTTCCAGCTGACCTGCTCGCCCGTCCACAACGCCATTCACCTGGCGATCCGGATCGGCTTCCGCTTCGGCTGGAGCGGCGCGGCCCGGACGCTCGGCCGGTGGTTCGCGGGCCACGGGGGCTGTCCACGGCCGCCGATCGACTGGCGCCGGACGGGCGGTCCCTGGTTCGGCAACCAGCTCATGACCCTGACGCTGCGCGGGCGTACGGCCCGGCTGCGGCTGGAGCAGGCACGGGCGGGGCGGGGTGCGGGGGCGAGCGGGAGTGCCGGCGGGGGTGCCGGGACTGCGGGAGCTACGGGGGCGCGGTTGCGGACGGTGGCGGAGTCCGAACTCGCCCCGTAA